The following DNA comes from Cucumis sativus cultivar 9930 chromosome 7, Cucumber_9930_V3, whole genome shotgun sequence.
tttacattttttcattctaaaaacaaatccGACGATGGAATtagaaatttacattttttcattctaaaaacaaatccGACGATGGAATTAGAAATATCTGAGAGTCcgttatttctaaattcttgagGTGAAGAAATCGGTTATTTGTGAATCCAAGATTCGattcacaatattttttttaaaaaataaagtattatcTTACTTGCTTAATTTAGggtatattatatttgatttcattgtgCATTATTTCCTATTGACCTAATTTTGAAGatcttatttaaatttcattttttaactgtttaaaattttttactttacaactattccttttaatttttttttaaaaaatgtttaaaatataaatctatatttcatatgttttccttaatcaacttttttaataactcaCTTCTATTTCGCTAAAAATATTCCTATGATGGAATCTAGGAAATTTGAGAGTCTGATTTCTTAGAATTCTTAAAGTGAGGGATCACATCTTTGGAAGTCCGAGATTTGatcccaagaaaaaatgaatttaatctatgttttaaaaagaaatctttATTCAAAGACTAGCCTATGAtggattttgagaaattataataatttctcattttcttaaggtgaaAAATTTTCCTTGAATATATAGTCTATTAATGGAATATaattccacttattttatgagatcattgcttcaaatattggagCAATGAGGgatgaaataaaacattagttttaaaataaatttaaaaatattttcaattcaagattttaaatttgccCACCGTTTTTCTAAATGGGTGTTGTGGGGTGCTAATATCTTCCCCACACACAAATGACTACCGAactcaattctatttttcgcaaaccattttttaaaaattatttattttatttcggtgtccaatcacaccgtaaaaaagattggtggcgactaatattttattttaaaactaactcttttgagGACGTCGGCGATACAATCATTTGATAATTAGATAATAACAGTCAATATCATTTCCAATCATGTGATAATTAGATAATAATCAAACATCATTGAGATCACAATCATGTAGAAGATCTATCTCAAGACAATGGACAAAGAGTATTGTTAGAAGCACATTAAAGCAAGGGTTACAAAACTCCATAATTTGTGTAATTAGTCCAAGGATTAATTCGATAGTTTTGGGCAATCACATAAATTTGGTGATTGGTTCAAGCAATCTTAATGTATAAAAtaccttttctatttttgtccAACCACACATATCTCTCGGTGTATCTCTGGGTGTCATCCATATCTCTTGGTGTATCTTAGTGCCACACCCATATCTCTCGGTGTATCTCAGTGCCACCCATATCTCTCAGTGTAATCTCAATGATTTCTAGGTGATTATTTTACTACCCATATCTCTCGATAATCTCCATATTTTTCGGAGATTATTTTGGTGATTTCTCAACTAATCTCTCCATCACTCTTTtcgtatatattttaatgttttaatttctttcctttGATCTGATTTCCATGTAAGTCTCTATCGTGCTACTTAAATATAAACACTTTTTGTATTATACACTATACCAAGTGAACAAGAATCTGTAGTACATTCTTGAGtgtataaaaaagtttataaatcaGTGTTATTAGCAGTTAGATAACAATTGAAGTCAAAGAGCAATGCCACCATAAttagataacaaataaatattattagtaGTCTACGTAAGATAATAATTAGTatcaaatatcatatataagTTAGATAGCAATAGATATCATTAACAGTTAGTATTAAATGGATAATCGAATAATCAGATAGCGATTTGCGagaaggtaaaaaaataattattttagtgagAATATAACTATTTGTGAGAAGTTggatatttaatttgaaaagaggttaaaaataaactaGTTATTTAAGGATAATTATTTGGagaaaagatatttattgagagagaaaaagaaaaatagttataccgtgaaaaaatataactattattatgtcgtggaaaaatataattattagtagAAGGATAATTACTTTgggaaaagataaaagttggatttatttaattgaataagaaaaaggatatgtaatagtaattattattattagggatcttttaaaaaatataacaaagcaccgaaatatatttacaatctatagaacaaatttcaaaacgaAAAAGTTCATAggtttaaaatagaaaatatcaaaaatgtCTCGTGACTAATTGGCATCTAGCACACATAATATACTTAAGagacgatcatttagatttggttattcttttctacacgatcgtttagatttacccaaatcaaaatgattttttatcaagatttttttatacacaatcgtttaaatttgggtagcaaaatctaaacatttttttttgagtaatttttggtaaacgattgtttaaatttggatagccaaatctcaacgatttttttttagtaatttttggtaagaattgtttatttttggtacatgatcgtttaaattttgctaccaaaatctaaacaatttttaaagactatttgatacacgatcgtttagatttgactattttttgtatatgatcgtttagatttggctcccaaatctaaacgaaaTTTTTTTAGTGGTTTAGattacactacaagaaattttgtttagatcactacaagaaattttatttttagtggTGCACCAAAAACGTcactaaaacacaaaaatgcTGGTAGAAGTATTAGCGACGTAACATTATACACCACTACTTTTAGTGACATTTGCaccttattatttattttttatagtgACATATTGCACTCGTCACTAAAGGTGatattttagtgaaaaataatgttattgCACAAAATGAGCTTTAATGTTTGTTCAAAACCGACattaaaatcttgtttttggattcgtatttacaaatgtattttttattaaattgttgctttattgtccattttttatggcgtaaaatagttaaaaattgattgtttgcacaaaattttagaagaaatttgattcgtgGAGTTAAACttgagttgatgttgtatttttgttgatttgatgcgatgtggttctagaatttgatcatcCGATTCTCTCTCAATTGGATGCTTACGCTTGGTTTGAAGAATCGGATCACGTGATTTTtatgaagttggagtcttggaagaaagttctgtatcttcaaagaagcttcaatcttcgagggaAGTTGGAGTTTTCACTAGAAGAAAACCTGTCTACTATGACagttatatatctcaaaaaatgaatggaaaaaaaaaactgtcacaaaatagaaaatttcgcgtttttggcgggaaaagacgGAATTTTTTGGAAAACACTTTTTGCGACAGTTATTAAATGTCATAGAATGTTAgggttaaaaattttattattttatatttaaaaaattaaaattacatatttatattttaaaaaaaacccaaattccCCAAAATTTTCCCCAAATTCTTCCTCCCATCCGCGTGCCTTAACTTTCCTCCAAATTTCCCCCAATTTCTTCCTCCCCTCCGCGTGAAGTCCCGTCGGCTTTCTCCCATTTCTGACCGTCTGAAGTCCCGTCGCCACCACCAATCCCCTCCTGCCCGTCCGTTGAAACCTTCTCCACCAACCCGTCGCCACCACCCCCGTCTTCTCCAAACCTCTCCAATCAACCCGAAGCAACAAAATCGTGGGCGTCAGTCGTCACCCCTCCTCTCCGCCGGTAAGCTTCTCTTccttatctctttctctctctctctctctatgaaGTTCTTCGTTGTCTCCATTGGATTGTTTTGTGAGTTTCAGTTTATCCCAATTTCATTGGATTGTTTCGCCGGTAAGATCTTATCCTCATTTCCAAAAGAGATGTCATGGCTAGTGCCGATTTCTTTgcaatctttaaaattattttctttgttttcaagaatttgtgtAGGTTGGtgatgaaacattttggtagcttacaatgtgtttgatgaaatgcctcaatgaagcatttggttgatttttgattgatttttgttcgttCGAATTAGGAAATCAAGGCCAAAGGAGATGTCATGGCTATGGGCTGaagctttgagaaaaaaagaatgaaaaatgaaatgtgagatCTTAAACTTTGTACTTTGCCTTAAGTTGTGTCAAACTAGTCAATAAAGTAACTTAACTACCAATTTGCCTTAAGTGCCGGGTTGTTGGGATTTGTTTGCTGTAATTTGTCTAGGGTTATGTGTGTTTGTGATGTGTTGTTAGTGAgtatgttgaattttgtgttcGAGCTTCCAGATGTGAActatataaaatgttatttgtaattgttttaaacttgaaacgcctttgatatttgttattcTCTTGTGTCATATGATTATGTTTCAGGACATCTACTGATTAAAATCATGAGACCTCATGCATACGTGTATACGCatagttattatatttaaaagttatgatTTTGGTAATCATCATCATGGGTAAAGTTTCAGTAGTGGTTTACATGACACCAAGAGTTAAGATTAAAGAGAAAACGAGTGAGTTGTACACTTATAGAATGATATTACTTTGGTTTAAGGACTTGTGAATGatctatatgttttctttgtaaaggtttaagatttaattttttttattgtgtattttaatgattttggtATCCCAtataaagatttatttatattgagtCTTTGAGTGTTTTTTGTATGCGTGAAGTAACAATCCTGTTTAGAACGTGTCTTTGAAGTTAGGTTGCTTCACTCCTCTCTTCATCCTTTACAGATTCCTTTAATCTATGTTTCTTAATTTAAGTGTAGTATTTCTGAAGGTGATATTCTCAAATGGCAAAGAAGAGGAAGCATAGTGAGTCTTTGCCGACGGTATCAGTTAAGAAGGACGATGATGCTCCGGAGAGACCTAAGCGGACACTCATGGGCTGGAAAGACAAAAAAGTGACAAAAGAGAGTGAAGTTGGTTCTGATCATGCTGTTTTTcgaaataaagaaaaggttcTCATCACGTGTTCCCATCGAATCAATTTTAGGTATGTAATATAGTTGAAACAAGTTGTTGTAgctttttgtaaaatatattgttatgTCTATACATGGTTAGGTAGTTTGCAGTATAACTTATCACTCAGTAACcaaatgttttttgtttttatttatttagtttttcttccctttaGAATTTTTGGCAATTTAACTTGTGATTGATTAGGTATCGGCATTTGATGTTGAATATGGTATCACTTTTGCCACATTGTAAGAAGGATAACAAGGTGGAGTCGAGGTCCAGCAAGGGCGCAACACTGAATGAGCTGGTTGAGCTCAAAGGTTGTTCTTCCAGCCTATTTTTCAAGGTTAGAACCTTTTCATTGCACTGTCGTAATCTGGAATTTTTAAGGTAcaatgttttctaatttttatttttaattagatataGGATGATaacattttggttttattctTGTGGTGTATAACTTATAAGGATGTTTTAACTATCCTTTtgcttttcattatattactTTCCTATATGGCCTTCTCATCATGTTTGTACATTGCGATCATATTTTTCCactcattgatatttttttctctaattccAGTGCAGAAAACATAAAGATCTTTATCTATGTATGGCAAAGTGCCCTAGTGGGCCATCTGTGAAGTTTTTAGTTAATGCCAGtaattttaacttgtattcaaattttattactgggttactaaaattttatttgatttctttattaaatgaagttttcttacttgtccattttttttttgctttcagTGCATACAatggaagaattgaagcttACAGGGAACCATCTGAAAGGTTCCCGTccaattttgacattttcatcaaattttgataaagatGTCCACTAGAAACTTCTGAAGGAAATGATTATTCAGGTACCAATGGCAAAGTTTTGTctttaacaattaattttttgaatgttgaaatgatttttcattcttacTCGTGGATCAATGTATGAGGCAAATGTCAATTTCCTTGTCTTTCTTCATTAAACGCATTTTTTGCTCATTTCCTTGCTCCTTCAATCCAAAGCTAACATCGTATTGAATTGATAAAATAGTCTGCATGACTGTAGTCGAAGTAGCTTCTTTCAGTTTTTTcttatggaaagaaaaataaaagatattcGTAATGCACTTCTTTCATGTAATATCATGGCATAAGAATAAGGTTAATGAATACTTGTGCCCATTCTAAAATGCCAGTGCCTCACCactattattctcttttcatGCTGCCTTTATTAATTTCTGATTTCACATATGCATATTTACTATGTTGTGAAAAGTATGTAGATCCTTGCTGCTTCTCCAAATAatggcattttttaaaacgattGCTATTAACTCTTGTTTTACATGACATACTTTTATCTCACCAATGTGTTTTTCTCTCAGACTTTTGGAACTCCTAAGGAGCATCGACATTCTAAACCGTACCATGAtcatgtatttgttttctctATTGTTGATGACCATATCTGGTTCCGGAATTACCAGGtatgctttatttatttcctaCTTGCTACAGAATTTAATACTAACCATGATCATGCTTTATTTATAACCATCACTCCGTTAGCAACACCACCTGAGGAACAATGCGTGTTTTTTGTGAAGTACGTTAAGGTATATATGGATAAATGTCAGAAGTGTCGTTCTTAAGATATGAGGCATACAATCGTCATTAGGAAAGGAATTTGGCATGGCAAAAAGTTAATTGATTTGAAGAGTTTGAGATTAAGCTGATTTTGGGGAATAGTTTTTAGGAGTCCTAGTTGGGGATcttgctatttttctttcttatgtcaatgatttcattgttttctAGTTCACTGTATACATTTCCATATAATTGATTGTTATCCTTTAAACTTACATGTTCAATTTTCCATCAACTGTTGGTATGAGAACCCACTTTATGTATCGCCAAACCAGGTTAGATTGATTGTCCAACTTTTTGATCATTTGGGATTACACTTCTTCACACTATTATTTAATGATCGTTTGCCTAATGTAGTCCTCACGtgcttcttttcatttcatggaatcaagtgttgaagttcttgtttgtgttctGTATTTTGTTGAGACATTGATTTAGTTACTCATTGACTGTACGTATGTGTTATGGAtacttatattcatgttgtctttgtaggttcaactggagtcgacaacttcatgagttttctttcaaagaacatttccagagacgaacattctcggttggtcgtttatgcttctgcagaaaatcttgttagatgtattctaatgctatttaaaatattttttgattaagggctaGTATTTCGTACATGTGGATTATTGAAACTTGTATTAagatgtacaaatattataaattgtattatagtgtatatatattaaagtgttggctatttttttgtacattggtgtgaaacttgtataatttcaaatttgtcattctcagctacattattgtcattctaatagttcgtgtaatggtggagttgcaatatatttgactggaaaaaaatgtcgtcaatagcaaaacaatgacatttaatgttatcgaaaaactgtcacgattaCACAATCGTTGACTGGAAATaaatgtcgtcaataactaaacaatgacatttttacgaaaaaaaaaatgtcacgaataacatattcatgacaattaatacatgtcacaataaatgaattcgtgacatttatttaactgtcgttaataaagaaatgatgatagttatcgaatgtcataaaatagattatgacagttatttgaagtcgttgaatgttgattaacgacatttattttatgtcataaaacaacctattgcgacagttttcgaaaactgtcgtcgaaggactttccatgactcccgcttctatgactgaaaataactgtcgcgaaattCGTTtacgacagtaaataactgtcgttgtagaccacttttgtactagtgtttagaagaaaaacttgtatCTTCAACGGAGCTTCAATATTAGATGATGATCGACTTCAGAAGTTAGGAAGTCTTTTAGCTCTTAGAAGAATTCTCTCCAAACTTTCTGgggtcaaaattttccaactcTTACAAAATGAGTAGAactcttctatttatagagttgtTTGATGGACTTTATGGACTTGAGcctggttggtccatggacaAGACCCGACAAGACCCATGAACTCAATTACATATATTTGGGTCATATTTAGCATTTAGGCTCAATTaaacttattatttaactCAATTAAACTTAACCgtgtaaataatatttaattgaaccaaaataattaacttggaTCCAACAGTTATAATGGGGCATTATTAGAATTGACccatttatgttttcaattttaatttagaacacatataaattattttaattagtcccaaatttaattatttatttttttcatcgttAATTAAGCCGATGATGTGATAATTTGTAATTGGTCTATTAATTTAGCAGATGATGTGACAATTTGTAATTGACAAATTCTTTATTCACCACCGATATTATGGGTACATGGTACAtgtagataaatatttttttctcatgacaacgaataaataaaattaatatgcTTTTACtataatatttctcttttacacatgaatatacaaaatgaaactttaatattgtgtttatatatatattctacaACAGTAGATGAAACAAGATTCTAATAcaagacttaaataagaaaatcttAAACGACTTCATAGTCTTCAACCTTGAACGATCGCTTAGTTATCTTTTACACCAAGCAAATTTCACTTCTAACAAAAATGAGTTGGAAACATAGAGTAGAAGACAatgtaaaaagaagaaaaataaggaagtagaaaaacaaattagccTTCTCAATCAGACTCCAACATTAGGCAATAACATTTTGTAAGTTACACAAAAGAATGTTCAAACAGTTTACCAAAGCTATCTTTTACTTTGAAACCATCTTAAACCTCATCCAAACAACAGCAACAATAAGCTCGAAAGGGATCGAAGTCTCAATACTGATCATTGAGAATTtacaaagggaaaaaagatttagtttacaaaagaACGATGGATGAGACAAAAGTAAAGAACCCAATATATTGGCACGTGTTACTTACTCTAGATCACAGCAAGAGGCATCTAATAGAACTCTATGAGTTGTATTTATGTCCAATACTTTTTGGGAGTtgaatgagaataaaaaaaaaacaaaaaagaaaattttacatAATAGGTGAAGAATAGTTGGTGCAATATTGCTTCATTCTTCTCACAGAAATCACCATATACGAAATTCTACATCATGGATATTTAACTATATGAGTATCTGTTACTCACCACAGCGATAAGAAATGTAGCTTTAAGGTTTCCATAGGCTTCACAACAAGCattacttaaaagaaaaggaaaccatCCGCACAAAGATGAATAGAAAAGAACCACAAAAGAAGATTCATAAAATATGAactaatcaaacaaaataatggtaaaataaatagcacaaattcatataaaaataaaagtatggGAACATGtcatacaaaaaaaaggtatggtaatatttaattgtttgagATCTGGTTCAAAATAGTACCTGTGCCAGTTTCCACTGGCTCTTGCTGAAAAACCTAGAATATTACCAACAACCCATCCATGAACAAAATACCGCATTTGCAACATTGTGTTGATCAGGACCTAGAATAAAGCAGACAAGATAATCCTGAGTGTTTATCGAGtgaataatattcaaaatagaAGTCAATATTTATGCCCACGGAAACTAAATGCATTACCCATTACTGTCAAATTATCAATCTAGATAAAAATACTTTCCAACTACATTCCCTActctcaaacttttattttttatgcaaacaactttaattaaaaaacctTCAAAGGAAACCCTCATAAAAGAAAGGTCATACCCTCATTTACAAGTAAGTGCACCCCATAAAACTTGAGCTTGCATGAATCCATTTTcacaacaatttaaaataataactcaGTTGGATGGATTTGAACCAACCAGTGCTATCCAAATCACGTTTGTAACCCTCAAATCCTTAtccatagaaaagaaaagttattcACTTACGCCAtgtcaacaattttttttttcttgaaggGCAAGGACCATCACAGGCAAAAATCGACGTCAGTTTTGCCAATAGGAATGAAATTGATTCTCAGATACGCTGAGAAGATAATGGAGAAAGATTCTAGTATCACTATTCCACTACCTGTTGGCATTTTTGGTATTAGTCGAAAGACTTTTGTGCTCCGAGAGGACATCATTGATCTTTGTAACATGAATGAGGTCAAAACATTTACATTGGTGGCCTATATGACGTAagttaatttcatttctttagatCTAAATTTATGTATCTCGTTTacaagtttataatattttgtaggtaCTTGTATTCATCTGTTCTTGGTTCGAAGGAAAATATACAATACGTCTTTGTAGATCCGTCCCTCACCTCTATCGGACACTTGCAAGAATCTCGAGTTCGAAACTTATGCAGTAGATTGATGGTCTCAAAGATTAACGAAATAGTTCTTGCTCATTTTAATCCTGGGTAAgtcaagttattttattacttgcTTTGCAAAAAACTAGtactaatattttgtataattagggGTCATTGGGCACTGCTGGCCATAAATGCGTATGATGATCCAATATTCTACCTCGACGCACTAAGGACAACATCGAAGTCAACTATAAGATACGTCACCGACACGTAAGTTAATCTAGTATTTCATTTAGTGTTGATTCTTATATGCATGTAcacaatatttaaactatttgttCAATCTTATCTTGTCAAAACAGAGCAATAGCAATGTTTCAGTcacaaaagaacattaaagaaagtagaaaacaaactttatggCAAACAGTAAAAGCAagtatcaacttttaaagtcattatatttttgtagacTACTAGCAATTAGGATTACTTTGTTACTTTGTCCACTACAAGTCGGGAGTACTGAGTGTAGATACTACATGATGAGGTATATGAGAGAAATTGTGACTAGGGGAAGCATTGTCATATCCGACGCGATAtgttatatatcaaactattGGTTTTGTGAGttaattggtttatttgtatagtcagttaattcatttaatttattttgcatgtttataGATTGATATACGAAGATCATACTCACAAGCAGAACTAGATGAGGTGCGAGTTGAGTTAGCTGATTTTCTAGGTTCTTACATATGATTATgactaatattttttgattcTGAAGTAGGAAATTTTTGTTGTGTCACTTCTTTATGATCTGAAACTTTATGTATAGAAACTTTAGGcgataattcttttgaattgttcataTG
Coding sequences within:
- the LOC116405102 gene encoding ribosome biogenesis protein BRX1 homolog 1-like, producing MAKKRKHSESLPTVSVKKDDDAPERPKRTLMGWKDKKVTKESEVGSDHAVFRNKEKVLITCSHRINFRYRHLMLNMVSLLPHCKKDNKVESRSSKGATLNELVELKGCSSSLFFKV